From the genome of Anopheles merus strain MAF chromosome X, AmerM5.1, whole genome shotgun sequence, one region includes:
- the LOC121598857 gene encoding uncharacterized protein LOC121598857 — protein sequence MELFARSCVCDLGSVVDLYIDSRNFIAVVPSPAAGYTPYRPVVVGYCQDWKNCGWSAYFGRFLRGTVPDASLLRAYLHEQRPFLPREVPKLSADYVQIDSAYRTARLATTDGKQVVVKGVLVVNLQWLRDGLPIAALSAERILCNVYELANMAWPQLPGENLYVRCMLIPQGIAVWPMTDEE from the exons ATGGAGCTGTTCGCCCGGTCGTGCGTGTGCGACTTAGGCAGTGTCGTCGACTTGTACATAGATTCCCGGAACTTCATCGCAG TGGTGCCTTCCCCTGCCGCCGGTTATACGCCGTACAGGCCGGTTGTGGTCGGGTACTGTCAGGATTGGAAAAATTGCGGCTGGTCGGCATACTTCGGGCGCTTCCTGCGGGGCACCGTGCCGGACGCATCGCTGTTGCGTGCGTACCTCCACGAACAGCGCCCGTTTTTGCCGCGCGAGGTGCCCAAACTCTCCGCCGACTACGTGCAGATCGACAGTGCGTACCGGACGGCCCGGCTCGCTACGACCGACGGCAAGCAGGTCGTGGTGAAGGGGGTGCTCGTCGTCAACTTGCAGTGGCTGCGGGACGGCCTTCCGATCGCGGCCCTGTCGGCGGAGCGCATCTTGTGCAACGTGTACGAGCTAGCGAATATGGCCTGGCCCCA ACTTCCGGGCGAAAACCTCTACGTGCGGTGCATGCTCATACCGCAGGGCATCGCGGTGTGGCCTATGACGGACGAGGAATAA
- the LOC121594524 gene encoding uncharacterized protein LOC121594524 — MRWIWAAVVVVVLAAANLSASDPSATLSFQSLSSQQQQQQESDQSDALIATIFATINHLVIVNGVAGAAESQLLQHRTVRWFDGEPATLCNAPPGSEHSECFAPSDRHQWDGALAGAGLILYGSVAKLDRYACLFDPAGTYLLVDEPSRSSPEQAHLRRLLGTLWTTRGAYRVYVRARGQLYGYDPFRRPAGAAEYGALVQLEDGRPLPTVPLTDFGGYPLRIEVFRSVYSNPDERASASKADQITYSGPDVMARDVFCRALNVTAIPVPADRDLFGDRLPNGSFTGALGRLVRREVDIVFTGFFIKDYFARDVEFTAGLYSDAVCCLVRKASRIPEALLPLYIFPADIWALLGALGLACASVWALLRWCVRRIKPPVGGLWSRRHRLAVLFNLPRSLRAAGPVRQTVQLYVDSFILLVSAPYLRFTRSGVERLFLTGLLLVSLIFVSLYTSGLAAVFVNPLYYPDIGTLQQLDESGMAIPVKYRGFLDDVFAVNYSRLMDSLRGRMQHLPARESMLARVARLGNIATVTRKTTLALDNAIYLTTRQLHMVPECPRMYNLAYVMPHRSAFGEQFNKVLLRMVGGGLVDHWIEEARYGWTLRDWRVARRMMESNFKVLTVVDMQFAFYVLAIGLTVSVAVIGAELVHFHRAHRGEGHGVNVLLRK, encoded by the exons ATGCGTTGGATCTGGGCTGCCGTGGTGGTTGTGGTACTAGCAGCTGCTAACCTTTCGGCCAGTGATCCCTCAGCCACGCTGTCTTTCCAAAGTCTTtcctcgcagcagcagcagcagcaggaaagcGACCAATCCGACGCACTGATTGCCACCATCTTCGCCACCATCAACCATCTGGTCATCGTGAACGGTGTCGCGGGAGCAGCGGAGAGTCAGTTGCTGCAGCATCGCACCGTACGGTGGTTCGACGGGGAACCGGCGACGCTGTGCAACGCCCCACCCGGCAGTGAGCATTCCGAGTGCTTCGCCCCATCCGATCGGCACCAGTGGGATGGAGCGCTGGCCGGGGCAGGCCTCATCCTGTACGGTTCGGTCGCGAAATTAGACCGCTACGCGTGTCTGTTCGATCCGGCCGGGACGTACCTGCTGGTGGACGAACCGTCCCGTTCGTCGCCCGAGCAGGCGCACCTTCGCCGGCTGCTCGGGACGCTCTGGACGACGCGGGGTGCGTACCGGGTGTACGTACGTGCCCGCGGGCAGCTGTACGGGTACGATCCGTTTCGGCGGCCGGCCGGTGCGGCCGAGTACGGTGCGCTGGTGCAGCTGGAGGATGGCAGACCGCTACCGACCGTACCGCTGACCGACTTTGGCGGGTATCCGCTGCGGATCGAGGTGTTCCGCTCGGTGTACAGCAATCCGGACGAGCGGGCCAGCGCGTCGAAGGCGGACCAGATCACGTACAGCGGGCCCGACGTGATGGCACGGGACGTTTTCTGTCGCGCCCTTAATGTTACGG CGATACCGGTGCCGGCGGATCGGGACCTGTTCGGCGATCGGCTCCCGAACGGCAGCTTTACCGGTGCGCTCGGGCGGCTCGTGCGGCGCGAGGTCGACATCGTGTTCACCGGCTTCTTCATCAAGGATTACTTTGCGCGCGACGTCGAGTTCACCGCCGGCCTGTACTCGGACGCGGTCTGCTGCCTGGTGCGGAAGGCGAGCCGCATCCCGGAGGCGCTGCTCCCGCTGTACATTTTCCCCGCCGACATCTGGGCGCTGCTCGGGGCGCTCGGCCTGGCCTGCGCGAGCGTGTGGGCGCTGCTGCGCTGGTGCGTCCGGCGCATCAAACCGCCGGTCGGAGGGCTCTGGTCGCGGCGGCACCGGCTCGCCGTGCTGTTCAATCTGCCGCGCAGCCTCCGTGCGGCCGGCCCGGTGCGCCAAACCGTCCAGCTGTACGTGGACAGCTTCATACTGCTGGTGAGCGCACCGTACCTGCGCTTCACCCGGTCCGGCGTCGAGCGGCTGTTCCTCACCGGCCTGCTGCTCGTCAGCCTCATCTTCGTCTCGCTCTACACGTCCGGGCTGGCGGCCGTGTTCGTGAACCCGCTGTACTACCCGGACATTGGcacgctgcagcagctggACGAGAGTGGCATGGCGATCCCGGTCAAGTACCGCGGCTTCCTCGACGACGTGTTCGCGGTCAACTACAGCCGGCTGATGGATTCGCTGCGCGGCCGCATGCAGCACCTGCCGGCGAGGGAGTCGATGCTGGCGCGGGTCGCCCGGCTCGGCAACATTGCGACCGTGACGCGCAAGACGACGCTCGCGCTCGACAACGCGATCTACCTGACGACGCGCCAGCTGCACATGGTGCCGGAGTGTCCGCGCATGTACAACCTGGCGTACGTGATGCCGCACCGGTCCGCGTTCGGCGAGCAGTTCAACAAGGTGCTGCTGCGCATGGTGGGCGGCGGGCTGGTCGACCACTGGATCGAGGAGGCCCGGTACGGCTGGACGCTGCGGGACTGGCGCGTCGCGCGCCGCATGATGGAGTCCAACTTTAAGGTGCTGACCGTGGTGGACATGCAGTTCGCGTTCTACGTGCTCGCGATCGGGCTGACCGTGAGTGTGGCGGTGATCGGGGCCGAGCTGGTGCACTTTCACCGGGCGCACCGAGGGGAGGGGCACGGTGTCAATGTATTGCTGAGGAAGTAA
- the LOC121596465 gene encoding uncharacterized protein LOC121596465 → MAIECPVCTLYLRSGMTLAEHLDTHPKENVIKALVSMVKPDSLPPFGSEPVEEPGTASEPVPAEGGSTAALHGQPGPSTSSSNAISFRPNERTSASVGIFEAQPSLFLDNALIATSATSSSSSSSSSSSTTTPATVQVNLTSSQAPQVTVVKKIDVHGVPCFQVNNVTLVKRELVQPVAAAAPAPPPPPPPPPPALPAPSVATVGTVPNELAAIGPLGDEYTEPSGSGTATGGSSSRVVYPRYTNELYSGPPPPYSRAISSTVASSTQITPVQQQQQQQQQTLQLSITKSSVGGLGVVGQQIQLLAKNLSEASVSAFKQYPASAVQTVSVLDRGSHEEPAVATASVASPSAPVGTPKLLYSVATTAGPRTAGTAITSTTTTTTTTTTTANTQSANTALVDHLAAGVPAITTTTTTTSGTKTTVSASPSSSKSNVVKVLSNVKVHTDLKDFQDIIMHLNAGQMSIVGDKTSLIPPVTERRPSAFAASTPGRSLLAITPAKSELPAEQQQQQQQPLCNAGMPTTKSEIEDLTGDYDHEVEYSGSWQEMDDHYADGEVRGQQWEGEEEEGAGGSGKRFRSASEQRDTLPAATASLDERMAPGEVAPGGGAACSSGSAMVTSVIRKTPQPVPCALSPPAPQQESKANVKRLVFRVAGNSATPTTVTISPAGPSSAPKIVRAWQGIKVEEDGTEPASSNADGIGGVAEPERAANDASAINTAAAVPAPTATVSTSLDYGAIKQRRGGFRPPKKLAIKPKRSSAGEGPAPSTSGKQGAPMQVDVVEPAQPPAPTTMVMATALTTLADVVCTTAAAAQHLTAEPFCSSSFNGITAVIQKTEATAATAGPYATEQQQQQQQPSSSAGDGVADAYHHHHHQPPDPVIKQEYSQPHAMPAPSASAAAGTLASNSSVYGVRSSYGLVPTSTGTASATSSSAPGGVRLMPQHRPSTEIDVGAYNISYVGEAGETIYHPLPKRDGKTFGAQELLPAGGNGLAAGGESGADGSTAAPAHPDSRRMEVEEVEEDEEEELGEEQMELEEDDEDAPELEEEEEDEEDEEEEEDEDDEDDEEEEEEKELEEDLIDDEEKEAHVHGELGQEGEEEEEAQLGSDEEEEEDDDEEEEEEEEDEEEEEEDEYDDDDVYEVEPRPVAGRYEPTRVDASSQPEAHVRRRLLMVVSKPATATVTASEAAEPNGPYERPLPVDPVAEVVASGSLVVKRLPAAAPGTPDDEKDLLEAGPSTRMLERSGIPRPKFRITNADPFRATAGLEPVRKTEVDAEPEYECSDSKDFLEQGSLGSNPAVSGTTVAAHEQIQTTGEPLVALKAAKAEPCHDGQDDGQDTSASSFLDLSTVRKGGLPPGPVTTDTSSSNSSSISNSNSSSSHSTTNISLSQHSHSQLSNRHSHSAVSGGCKEGGEGSGTSGGTRSLLSSGSSHASTSMERAPSTESLNIRTDEKMPAKGEISEQESNGDMDMTSWNHRMYAVVENMPIYPSSYDLSTAQECWNLSSRNQGIFAVTDHFYHQQQQQQQQQQQQQHSGSNNNSHGTTVNGQYMTSRVAFQFSSTGHQHLQQQHQQHGSADAPLDGGMMQASKIEPPMDVDSDSGDAMPKLPFADMMVARMHEPPGAYDEVGSSHHHHQQQQQTLHQPCETKYEETVGTTSYFGVATCSAVPVMQQPTDDPVRLNRPKPSGSGVARTYRCTLCAKVFSSIKQRRLHQQCEHVDDLVALSSSQQQQEMRVEEDNKPLMDGRQQQQLPQQQHQQQQQQQQAQQQQQQQMYKKAPIPVVMNYHWMKQEIERKSEAALRSSRLLMAGSSAGSSTSVVLPGTSSGEAAPGQQQLVLEQHVQVQVQVQTDGGTVAALSASAESALLPAAHCSVAARNRSYVCSTCSREFDRFNLFNEHLLEHPVECSACGRHFKQWRNFSLHIKRHLGIKEHQCRMCGKRFVIKQKLIEHMRVHTGHAPIKCKLCNRTFKRFSNLAQHRKRYHLNRTVVKEEYVCQLCGEVFHTMAKMEWHKETHEKKPKSCPYCREKFIHRNSLTRHIRLSHTDKYAKLENKTEPCSICQQPYTKTSMRRHLETHTKERMAYACGICNKRFTTNWNLKQHKWTHTNPTMKPFQCTYCPSAFVRESDFVTHVNAHRSIRPYTCNHCGSQFIRKYNWIRHTREHEIDKGHRCDVCGRQFHRKYYLTEHKRIHTGERPFACNICGKTSATKTNHNKHVRIHHARDPLTAEG, encoded by the exons ATGGCGATCGAATGTCCGGTCTGTACGCTGTACCTTCGGTCCGGCATGACGCTGGCCGAACATTTGGACACGCACCCGAAGGAGAACGTGATCAAGGCGCTGGTGAGCATGGTCAAGCCCGACAGCCTCCCTCCCTTCGGCAGCGAGCCGGTGGAGGAGCCGGGCACGGCGAGCGAGCCCGTGCCGGCGGAGGGTGGCAGCACCGCGGCGCTCCACGGGCAGCCGGGCccgagcaccagcagcagcaacgcgaTCTCATTTCGCCCGAACGAGCGGACCTCGGCGTCCGTGGGGATTTTTGAGGCACAGCCGTCACTGTTTCTGGACAATGCGCTGATAGCAACGTCGGCCactagtagcagcagtagcagcagcagcagcagcagcactaccaCCCCCGCCACTGTACAAGTCAACCTTACCTCCAGCCAGGCGCCGCAGGTCACCGTGGTGAAGAAGATCGATGTGCACGGTGTGCCGTGCTTTCAGGTAAACAATGTGACGCTGGTCAAGCGGGAGCTGGTACAGCcagtcgcagcagcagcgccggcaccaccaccccctccaccaccaccaccaccagcactacCAGCGCCGTCTGTCGCCACTGTCGGAACGGTGCCGAACGAGCTGGCGGCGATTGGGCCGCTGGGCGACGAGTACACCGAGCCGAGCGGGAGTGGTACGGCGACCGGCGGCAGCTCGTCCCGCGTGGTCTACCCACGGTACACGAACGAGCTGTATTCGGGCCCACCGCCCCCGTACAGTCGCGCCATCTCGTCCACGGTGGCTTCCAGCACGCAGATCACgcccgtgcagcagcagcagcagcagcagcagcaaacgttGCAGCTGAGCATCACGAAGAGCAGCGTCGGTGGGCTCGGCGTGGTGGGCCAGCAGATTCAGCTGCTGGCGAAAAACCTGTCCGAGGCGTCGGTGTCCGCGTTCAAGCAGTACCCGGCCTCGGCAGTGCAAACCGTGTCCGTGCTGGACCGGGGCAGCCACGAGGAGCCAGCGGTAGCAACGGCGAGCGTCGCCTCGCCGTCGGCACCGGTCGGCACCCCGAAGCTGCTGTACAGTGTGGCGACAACGGCGGGCCCAAGAACGGCCGGGACTGCAATAacgtccaccaccaccaccaccaccaccaccacgaccactGCCAACACGCAGAGCGCCAACACCGCCCTGGTCGACCATCTGGCAGCGGGTGTCCCGgcgatcaccaccaccaccaccaccaccagcggtACCAAAACGACCGTCTCGGCGTCCCCGTCCTCGTCCAAGTCGAACGTGGTGAAGGTGCTGAGCAACGTGAAGGTGCACACCGATCTGAAGGACTTCCAGGACATCATCATGCACCTGAACGCGGGCCAGATGTCGATCGTCGGCGACAAAACGTCCCTGATACCGCCCGTCACCGAGCGGCGCCCGTCAGCGTTCGCGGCGAGCACACCGGGCCGTTCCCTGCTCGCGATAACGCCGGCGAAGAGCGAGCTCCcggcggagcagcagcagcagcagcagcaaccgctcTGTAACGCCGGCATGCCGACGACCAAGAGCGAGATAGAGGACTTGACCGGCGATTACGATCACGAGGTGGAGTACAGCGGCAGCTGGCAGGAGATGGACGACCATTACGCCGACGGTGAAGTGCGCGGCCAGCAGTGGGAGGGCGAGGAAGAGGAGGGTGCGGGTGGGAGCGGCAAGCGGTTCCGCAGCGCTAGTGAGCAGCGGGACACGCTGCCGGCGGCCACCGCATCGCTGGACGAGCGAATGGCTCCGGGCGAAGTGGCacccggtggtggtgcggcCTGCTCCAGCGGCAGCGCGATGGTCACGAGCGTCATCCGCAAGACGCCCCAGCCCGTGCCCTGTGCCCTGTCGCCACCCGCGCCCCAGCAGGAATCGAAAGCGAACGTGAAGCGGCTGGTGTTTCGCGTCGCAGGCAACAGTGCCACCCCGACGACGGTTACGATATCGCCTGCGGGGCCCTCCAGTGCGCCGAAAATTGTGCGCGCCTGGCAGGGGATCAAGGTGGAGGAGGACGGCACGGAGCCGGCGTCGAGCAATGCGGACGGAATCGGCGGTGTGGCTGAACCGGAAAGGGCAGCAAACGACGCAAGTGCAataaacacagcagcagcagtaccggCACCTACAGCAACAGTCAGCACGAGTCTCGATTACGGCGCGATCAAGCAGAGGCGAGGCGGTTTCCGGCCGCCGAAAAAGCTAGCAATCAAACCGAAACGTTCGTCGGCGGGGGAGGGCCCCGCGCCGTCCACCTCGGGGAAGCAGGGCGCCCCGATGCAGGTAGACGTGGTCGAGCCGGCGCAACCGCCCGCACCGACAACGATGGTAATGGCGACCGCGCTTACCACGCTGGCGGATGTCGTGTGCACGACTGCTGCGGCCGCCCAGCACCTCACCGCGGAACCGTTTTGCTCGTCGTCGTTCAACGGCATCACCGCCGTAATTCAGAAGACTGAAGCAACCGCAGCAACCGCGGGCCCGTACGCGAcggagcagcaacagcagcagcagcagcctagCAGCTCGGCCGGGGACGGGGTTGCCGACGcatatcatcatcaccaccaccagccccCGGACCCCGTCATCAAGCAGGAATACTCGCAGCCGCACGCCATGCCAGCACCATCggcgtcagcagcagcgggtACACTTGCGTCCAATTCGTCCGTGTACGGTGTGCGATCGTCGTACGGGCTCGTGCCGACCAGCACCGGCACTGCCTCCGCTACTAGTTCGAGCGCACCGGGCGGCGTTCGCCTAATGCCACAGCACCGCCCATCGACCGAGATCGACGTCGGCGCGTACAACATCTCGTACGTTGGCGAGGCGGGCGAAACGATCTACCATCCGCTGCCGAAGCGCGATGGCAAAACGTTCGGGGCGCAGGAGTTGCTGCCGGCGGGCGGCAATGGGCTGGCGGCTGGGGGCGAGAGCGGTGCCGATGGTTCCACTGCCGCCCCGGCCCACCCGGACAGTCGCCGGATGGAAGTcgaggaggtggaggaggacgaggaggaggagctggGAGAGGAGCAGATGGAGCTGGAAGAGGACGACGAGGATGCACCAgagctggaggaggaggaggaggacgaagaggacgaggaggaggaggaagatgaagacgatgaggacgatgaggaggaggaggaggagaaggagctGGAGGAGGATTTGATCGACGATGAGGAAAAGGAAGCACATGTGCACGGCGAGCTCGGTCaggagggggaggaggaggaagaggcaCAACTGGGAagcgacgaggaggaggaggaggatgatgatgaggaagaggaagaggaggaagaggatgaagaggaggaggaggaggacgagtacgatgatgacgatgtgTACGAGGTGGAGCCGCGGCCCGTCGCTGGCCGGTACGAGCCGACGCGGGTCGATGCGTCCTCCCAGCCGGAGGCGCACGTCCGTCGCCGTTTGCTGATGGTGGTCAGCAAGCCTGCGACAGCCACCGTCACTGCGTCGGAAGCGGCCGAACCGAACGGCCCGTACGAACGTCCTTTGCCGGTGGACCCGGTGGCTGAGGTTGTGGCGAGCGGCAGCTTGGTGGTGAAGCGGCTACCGGCAGCCGCGCCCGGCACGCCGGACGACGAGAAGGATTTGCTGGAGGCGGGACCGTCCACCCGCATGCTCGAGCGGAGCGGCATTCCGCGGCCAAAGTTTCGCATCACCAATGCCGACCCGTTCCGGGCGACGGCAGGGCTGGAACCGGTGCGCAAGACGGAGGTGGACGCGGAGCCGGAGTACGAGTGTTCCGACAGCAAGGACTTTTTGGAGCAGGGGAGCCTGGGCAGCAACCCTGCCGTCAGTGGGACGACCGTGGCCGCGCACGAACAGATCCAAACGACGGGCGAGCCGCTGGTTGCGCTGAAGGCGGCCAAAGCCGAACCGTGCCACGACGGGCAGGACGACGGGCAGGACACGTCCGCCTCCTCGTTTCTCGATCTGAGCACGGTGCGGAAGGGTGGGCTGCCGCCAGGTCCTGTTACCACGgacacgagcagcagcaacagcagcagcatcagcaacagcaacagtagcagcagccacagcaccACAAACATCAGCCTCAGCCAGCACAGCCACAGCCAGCTGAGCAACCGTCACAGCCACAGCGCGGTgagcggtggttgcaaggaggGAGGCGAAGGGAGCGGCACGAGTGGCGGGACGCGCTCCCTGCTGTCGTCCGGTTCGTCGCACGCGTCCACCAGCATGGAGCGGGCACCGTCGACCGAGAGCTTGAACATCCGCACGGACGAAAAGATGCCGGCGAAGGGGGAAATCTCCGAGCAGGAAAGCAACGGCGACATGGACATGACGTCGTGGAACCATCGG ATGTACGCCGTGGTCGAGAATATGCCCATCTACCCGAGCTCGTACGATTTATCGACCGCGCAGGAGTGCTGGAATCTGAGCAGCCGCAATCAGGGCATCTTTGCCGTGACGGACCATTtctaccaccagcagcagcagcagcagcaacaacagcaacagcaacagcacagtGGTAGTAATAATAACTCACACGGCACCACGGTCAACGGCCAGTACATGACGTCACGCGTAGCTTT CCAATTTTCCTCAACCGGTCATCAacacctgcagcagcagcaccagcagcacggtTCGGCCGATGCGCCCTTGGATGGCGGTATGATGCAGGCGAGCAAGATCGAACCGCCGATGGATGTGGACAGCGATAGCGGCGATGCGATGCCGAAGCTGCCGTTTGCGGACATGATGGTAGCGCGCATGCACGAGCCACCGGGTGCATACGACGAGGTGGGCAGcagccaccaccatcaccagcagcagcaacaaacgcTGCACCAGCCGTGTGAAACCAAGTACGAGGAGACGGTCGGTACGACGTCCTACTTTGGTGTTGCGACCTGCTCCGCCGTACCGGTGATGCAGCAGCCGACGGACGATCCCGTGCGGCTCAACCGACCGAAACCGTCCGGCAGCGGTGTCGCGCGCACCTACCGCTGTACGCTCTGCGCCAAGGTGTTCAGCTCGATCAAGCAACGGCGGCTGCACCAGCAGTGCGAGCACGTGGACGATCTGGTGGCACTGTCCtcgtcgcagcagcagcaggagatgCGCGTCGAGGAGGACAATAAGCCGTTAATGGATGGtagacagcaacagcagttgccccagcagcagcaccagcagcagcagcagcagcaacaggcacagcaacagcaacagcagcaaatgtaCAAGAAGGCGCCGATTCCCGTGGTGATGAACTATCACTGGATGAAGCAGGAGATAGAGCGAAAGAGTGAGGCGGCGCTGCGAAGCAGCCGGCTGCTGATGGCGGGCAGTAGCGCTGGCAGCAGCACGAGTGTCGTGCTGCCCGGCACGAGCAGCGGGGAGGCGGCACCgggccagcagcagctagTGCTAGAGCAGCACGTGCAGGTGCAGGTGCAGGTGCAGACGGACGGCGGAACCGTTGCGGCGTTGAGCGCGTCCGCTGAGAGCGCGCTGCTGCCGGCGGCTCACTGCTCGGTGGCGGCACGCAACCGTTCGTACGTGTGCAGCACCTGCAGCCGGGAGTTCGACCGGTTCAACCTGTTTAACGAGCATCTGCTGGAGCATCCGGTGGAGTGTTCCGCGTGCGGGCGGCACTTCAAGCAGTGGCGCAACTTTTCGCTCCACATCAAGCGGCACCTCGGCATCAAGGAGCACCAGTGCCGGATGTGCGGCAAGCGGTTCGTCATCAAGCAGAAGCTGATCGAGCACATGCGGGTGCACACGGGGCACGCGCCGATCAAGTGCAAGCTGTGCAACCGGACGTTCAAGCGGTTCTCCAACCTGGCCCAGCACCGGAAGCGCTACCACCTGAACCGCACCGTCGTGAAGGAGGAGTACGTGTGCCAGCTGTGCGGCGAGGTGTTCCACACGATGGCCAAGATGGAGTGGCACAAGGAGACGCACGAGAAGAAGCCAAAATCGTGCCCGTACTGTCGGGAGAAGTtcatacaccgcaacagctTGACGCGCCACATCCGGCTGTCCCACACGGACAAGTACGCGAAGCTGGAGAACAAAACCGAACCGTGCAGCATCTGCCAGCAGCCGTACACGAAGACGAGCATGCGGCGCCACCTGGAGACGCACACCAAGGAGCGGATGGCGTACGCGTGCGGCATCTGCAACAAGCGGTTCACCACCAACTGGAACCTGAAGCAGCACAAGTGGACGCACACGAACCCGACGATGAAGCCGTTCCAGTGCACGTACTGCCCGAGTGCGTTCGTGCGCGAGTCGGACTTTGTCACGCACGTCAATGCGCACCGGTCGATCCGGCCGTACACGTGCAATCACTGTGGCAGCCAGTTCATCCGGAAGTACAACTGGATCCGGCATACGCGCGAGCACGAGATCGACAAGGGGCACCGGTGCGACGTGTGCGGCCGCCAGTTCCACCGGAAGTACTACCTGACCGAGCACAAGCGCATCCACACGGGCGAGCGGCCGTTCGCGTGCAACATCTGCGGCAAGACGTCCGCGACCAAGACGAACCACAACAAGCACGTGCGGATACATCACGCGCGCGACCCACTCACGGCGGAAGGGTAA